The following proteins come from a genomic window of Moritella sp. Urea-trap-13:
- the metC gene encoding cystathionine beta-lyase, with translation MSSDKLATQLVSAGRDKKFSHGAVNPVVQRASSIVFDSVKAKKAATAKRADGELFYGRRGTQTHFSLQQAMTELEGGEGCALYPCGAAAVTNSILSFVSAGEHILMTGAAYEPTQDFCNVMLAKMNVATTYYDPMLGEGIAALMQPNTSVVFLESPSSVTMEVQDIPAIVKAVRAVNPEVIIMIDNTWAAGVLFKALEHDIDISIQAGTKYIIGHSDYMLGTAVANERCWAQLREQSYLMGQMVDADTAYMASRGLRTMGIRLKQHEAASIQVANWLTTRSEVERVNHPALPSCKGHEFYKRDFNGCNGLFSFILKDKLSNEQLANYLDHFAHFSMAYSWGGYESLILANQASELNRIRPAGDVDFTGTLVRLHIGLEDVEDLIADLEAGFARL, from the coding sequence ATGAGTTCAGATAAACTCGCCACGCAACTTGTGTCGGCAGGACGCGATAAAAAATTCTCACACGGTGCAGTGAATCCTGTTGTTCAGCGTGCATCATCAATTGTATTTGACTCAGTTAAAGCCAAAAAAGCCGCGACAGCAAAACGTGCTGATGGTGAATTGTTTTATGGTCGTCGTGGTACCCAAACGCATTTCTCTCTGCAGCAAGCGATGACCGAATTAGAAGGTGGTGAAGGCTGTGCGCTTTATCCTTGTGGCGCAGCGGCAGTGACTAACTCTATCTTGTCATTTGTAAGCGCGGGTGAGCATATCCTCATGACCGGTGCTGCGTATGAACCAACGCAAGATTTTTGTAATGTGATGTTAGCTAAAATGAACGTAGCGACGACGTATTACGACCCTATGTTAGGCGAGGGCATTGCTGCATTAATGCAACCGAATACTAGCGTAGTATTCTTAGAATCACCAAGCTCGGTGACCATGGAAGTACAAGATATCCCTGCGATTGTAAAAGCAGTGCGCGCGGTAAACCCTGAAGTTATTATCATGATAGATAATACGTGGGCGGCGGGCGTGTTATTTAAAGCACTTGAACATGATATTGATATCTCAATTCAAGCGGGTACGAAATACATCATTGGTCATTCTGACTATATGTTAGGTACAGCAGTTGCTAATGAACGTTGCTGGGCACAATTACGTGAACAGTCTTACTTAATGGGGCAAATGGTTGATGCTGATACTGCGTACATGGCGAGCCGTGGTTTACGCACTATGGGTATTCGTTTAAAGCAGCATGAAGCTGCAAGTATTCAAGTCGCTAACTGGTTAACGACACGTTCAGAAGTGGAACGTGTTAATCATCCAGCACTACCAAGCTGTAAAGGCCATGAATTCTACAAACGTGATTTTAATGGTTGTAACGGTTTATTCTCGTTTATCTTAAAAGACAAATTAAGCAATGAACAACTGGCTAACTATTTAGATCACTTTGCCCATTTCAGCATGGCATATTCGTGGGGCGGTTATGAGTCATTAATCTTGGCTAACCAAGCTTCAGAGTTGAATCGTATTCGACCTGCAGGTGATGTAGATTTCACTGGTACGCTAGTGCGTTTACACATTGGTTTAGAAGATGTAGAAGATCTTATTGCTGATCTAGAAGCGGGTTTTGCTCGACTTTAA
- a CDS encoding sodium:alanine symporter family protein codes for MEALTNFISAVNGVVWGVPMLVMILGVGLFLSLGLKLMPILKIGTGFKLLWAGRKSSSGDKGEISPFNALMTSLSATIGTGNIAGVATAIFLGGPGALFWMWCTALVGMATKYAEAVCAVKYRETDANGNHVGGPMYYIKNGLSSKWAWLGTAFAIFGSIAGFGIGNTVQSNSVADALSSSFGISPIVSGLVMMVLVGLVLMGGVKRIADVAGKLVPIMAIFYIGAGLVVLIMNASEIPAAWALIIESAFTSVAAQGGFAGAAVWAAIRFGVARGVFSNEAGLGSAPIAHAAAQTNDPVKQGLIAMLGTFIDTLIVCSITGFAIVVSGAWTSGETGAALTSAAFASALPGVGNYIVAIALSVFAFTTILGWSFYSEKCVQYLFGVKAIVPFRILWIIAVPIGATSSLSFVWLLADTLNAMMALPNLIALVLLSPVVFKLTKEYFAKQGNAAKE; via the coding sequence ATGGAAGCTTTAACAAATTTTATTTCTGCTGTAAATGGTGTGGTGTGGGGTGTACCTATGCTCGTCATGATCTTAGGCGTGGGGTTATTCCTGTCTTTAGGATTGAAGTTGATGCCAATTTTAAAAATAGGCACGGGCTTTAAATTACTTTGGGCTGGACGGAAATCGAGTTCAGGCGATAAAGGTGAAATATCGCCGTTTAATGCGTTAATGACATCGCTTTCTGCAACCATCGGTACTGGTAACATTGCCGGTGTTGCAACGGCTATCTTTTTAGGTGGACCGGGCGCGTTGTTTTGGATGTGGTGTACTGCATTAGTGGGCATGGCAACTAAATATGCAGAAGCAGTATGTGCGGTTAAATATCGTGAAACGGATGCCAATGGTAACCACGTTGGTGGTCCAATGTATTACATCAAAAATGGTTTAAGCAGTAAATGGGCTTGGCTCGGTACTGCGTTTGCTATTTTTGGCTCAATTGCTGGTTTTGGTATTGGTAACACAGTGCAATCAAACTCTGTTGCGGATGCATTATCAAGTAGTTTTGGTATTTCGCCAATAGTTTCTGGCTTAGTAATGATGGTATTGGTTGGCTTAGTATTAATGGGTGGCGTTAAACGTATTGCTGATGTGGCGGGTAAATTAGTACCAATCATGGCAATATTTTATATCGGTGCTGGTTTGGTTGTGCTAATCATGAATGCGAGTGAAATTCCTGCTGCATGGGCATTAATTATTGAAAGCGCATTTACTTCGGTTGCTGCACAAGGTGGTTTCGCTGGTGCTGCTGTTTGGGCTGCTATCCGTTTCGGTGTAGCTCGTGGTGTTTTCTCTAACGAAGCAGGTTTAGGTAGCGCGCCAATTGCACATGCTGCCGCGCAAACTAATGATCCGGTTAAACAGGGTCTTATCGCGATGTTAGGTACGTTTATTGATACCCTTATCGTTTGTAGTATTACTGGTTTTGCTATTGTTGTATCGGGTGCATGGACATCGGGTGAAACTGGCGCGGCATTAACATCTGCTGCCTTTGCCAGTGCATTACCGGGTGTTGGTAACTACATCGTTGCTATTGCACTGTCGGTATTTGCTTTCACGACTATTCTTGGTTGGAGCTTCTACAGCGAAAAATGTGTGCAGTATCTATTTGGTGTTAAAGCGATTGTACCATTCCGAATCTTGTGGATCATTGCAGTGCCAATTGGTGCGACAAGTTCATTAAGTTTTGTATGGCTACTTGCTGATACATTAAATGCAATGATGGCACTGCCTAACTTGATTGCGCTAGTACTACTTAGCCCTGTGGTTTTCAAGCTAACGAAAGAATATTTTGCGAAGCAAGGCAATGCTGCTAAAGAGTAA
- a CDS encoding methyl-accepting chemotaxis protein, whose amino-acid sequence MNNLRMQSKLLLIAIVPMMIALFVALAIIANLQANSVTSMIDNHESLLRSERQKQISDAVKITQKIIQRQMNLASANNLNQQQSLADVRDLLKQARYGDNNLGYFFIYDSQGINIADATNEANQGQNRFALQDKNGVMLIQELIKASQSGGGFVEYVYPKPGTDSLQPKLSYSAPIASTDWFIGTGVYIDDIEKELATFSASTWQQLYTQIQSAIISAIVLVMLTSLVMLWIAKRVANPINDMLNTLNDIADGEGDLTRRLDIKGSDEIAQLGGAFNRFTSKLQCIISAVADVTHQVTDSATSLSQQTQKTTEQLTIHNNETDQVVTAVTQMNATANDVAENVIQVADATKLATQDSLLAQDNVSTSNNAITNLVDNVEQASGHMSSLHDQSQKIDHVLQVIGAIADQTNLLALNAAIEAARAGEQGRGFAVVADEVRSLASRTQDSTLEIKVMLDGLHQFVAQAVSAMKTSQETSAHVMQSSTQISGSLSAVTDAVDAINDMTTHIATAATEQSSVSDEINRNMINIRDVVTQLLASSHETTQVSTDLSAAGKELETLLSQFKLS is encoded by the coding sequence ATGAATAATTTAAGAATGCAGAGTAAATTACTACTAATTGCGATAGTACCTATGATGATTGCACTGTTCGTTGCGTTAGCCATTATTGCTAATTTACAAGCGAATTCAGTAACCAGCATGATTGATAACCATGAATCACTGTTGCGTAGCGAACGTCAGAAACAAATCAGTGATGCCGTAAAAATAACCCAAAAAATAATACAACGACAAATGAACCTCGCCTCAGCGAATAATCTAAACCAACAGCAAAGCCTAGCGGATGTGCGCGATCTACTTAAACAAGCTCGTTATGGCGACAACAACCTCGGCTATTTCTTTATTTATGACAGTCAAGGCATCAATATTGCCGACGCAACCAACGAAGCAAATCAAGGCCAAAACCGTTTCGCATTACAAGATAAAAATGGGGTGATGCTGATCCAAGAACTGATTAAGGCAAGTCAGTCTGGCGGTGGCTTTGTTGAATATGTTTACCCTAAACCTGGCACTGATTCATTGCAGCCAAAGTTAAGTTATTCTGCACCGATTGCCAGTACTGATTGGTTCATCGGCACGGGCGTTTATATTGATGATATTGAAAAAGAGTTAGCGACTTTCAGTGCATCGACATGGCAACAGCTTTACACGCAAATACAATCCGCGATTATCAGTGCGATCGTGCTGGTTATGCTCACCAGTTTAGTGATGTTATGGATAGCTAAACGAGTTGCCAACCCAATTAACGACATGCTTAATACCCTCAATGATATTGCCGATGGCGAGGGCGACTTAACCCGCCGTCTAGATATTAAAGGCAGTGATGAAATAGCCCAACTGGGCGGTGCATTTAACCGGTTCACTTCAAAGTTACAATGCATTATCAGCGCAGTGGCCGATGTCACTCACCAAGTAACGGATTCTGCGACTAGCTTAAGCCAGCAAACCCAAAAGACCACCGAACAACTCACCATTCATAATAATGAAACCGACCAAGTTGTTACCGCCGTTACCCAAATGAATGCCACGGCCAACGATGTCGCTGAAAATGTCATTCAGGTAGCTGACGCTACAAAATTAGCCACCCAAGATTCTTTATTAGCACAAGATAATGTTTCGACGTCGAATAATGCCATCACTAATTTGGTTGATAATGTCGAACAAGCCAGTGGCCACATGAGTTCACTACATGATCAATCGCAAAAGATTGATCATGTATTACAAGTGATCGGCGCGATTGCCGACCAAACCAACCTATTAGCACTGAATGCCGCGATCGAAGCTGCCAGAGCGGGTGAGCAAGGCCGAGGTTTTGCCGTTGTTGCTGATGAAGTGCGTAGCTTAGCCAGTCGGACACAAGACAGTACATTAGAAATTAAAGTGATGCTTGATGGTTTACATCAATTTGTCGCACAAGCGGTTAGCGCCATGAAAACTAGCCAAGAGACCAGCGCCCATGTGATGCAATCATCGACGCAAATCAGCGGTAGTTTATCAGCCGTCACCGATGCTGTTGATGCCATTAATGATATGACTACGCATATTGCTACCGCCGCAACAGAGCAGAGTTCAGTATCCGATGAAATAAATCGTAACATGATCAATATTCGTGATGTGGTTACCCAACTATTAGCATCAAGTCATGAAACAACACAAGTTTCCACTGACTTATCAGCCGCAGGCAAAGAATTAGAAACACTGCTCAGCCAATTCAAGCTGTCATAG